CAATCGCAGCAGACGGTGTATTTGAATATGTAGGATTAACACCTGTTACTGATATGGTTAAAGATTTAGGTGTTACCAATAAATATGGATACATTGAAGCTAATGAAAAAATGCAAACTAAAGTAGATGGTGTTTTTGCAGCTGGTGATGTTATTGTAAAACAAATAAGACAAGTTGTTACTGCAACTGCAGATGGTGCAATTGCAGCACAAAATGTTTTAAGATATTTAGAAACTTGGAAGTAAGATGAGTTTTGCTAAAATTGTAAAAGAAGAACTAGTATCTATTCCTATAGATCTAGAAGGACAATTAGCTGAATTTTCAGCTTTCCTAAATCTTCATACGGAATTTCATATTGAAAACAAACTGAAAATGTTAGATTTCAAAACGAATAACCCAACCGTTGCAAAACGGTTTTTACAATTGGTAAGAACACTATATCAAGCAGAAACTTCTTTAATTACACAGCAACAAAAAAAATTAAATCAAAGACAAACCATTATCATTCGCATTCAATCTAAAGTTGAAGATATTGTTAATGAACATGGCTTGCTAGAAGATTCTATTGAAAATCAAAGATTATTGACACAATCTCCAGAAGCTAAAAGAGCATATTTAAGAGCTGCGTTTTTAGCTAGTGGATCTGTCAATCATCCAAAAACTGCAGAATATCATTTAGAGATTTATACACCTGATGCAGATCGTATTATATTTATCCAACAAGTGATGAACGCATTTGATTTAAATGCTAGAGTCACTAAAAGAAGAAATGGGTATATCGCATATCTTAAAGATGCTGAAGGTATTAGTGATTTTCTACAAGTTGTTGGTGCACAAAACTCGGTATTTAAATTTGAAGATATAAGAATCAAAAGAGATTTTAATAATTCAATCAATCGAGTGATGAATTGCGAGATTGCAAATGAGAAAAAAACAATAGTTGCAGCAAATCAACAAATTAGAGATATCGAATTAATTGAAACATATATTCCAGAAAAACATATACCAGAAAAAATAAAACAAATTATGGAATTAAGAAAAGAAAATCCAGAC
The sequence above is drawn from the Mariniplasma anaerobium genome and encodes:
- the whiA gene encoding DNA-binding protein WhiA, which translates into the protein MSFAKIVKEELVSIPIDLEGQLAEFSAFLNLHTEFHIENKLKMLDFKTNNPTVAKRFLQLVRTLYQAETSLITQQQKKLNQRQTIIIRIQSKVEDIVNEHGLLEDSIENQRLLTQSPEAKRAYLRAAFLASGSVNHPKTAEYHLEIYTPDADRIIFIQQVMNAFDLNARVTKRRNGYIAYLKDAEGISDFLQVVGAQNSVFKFEDIRIKRDFNNSINRVMNCEIANEKKTIVAANQQIRDIELIETYIPEKHIPEKIKQIMELRKENPDISLRELSDLYEDQYKENLSKSGLNHRFAKIKQMADQIRESRNSK